The genomic segment GCGGAAATTCCGGTAGGGCGTAGTCGACAGTATCGCGCAGGCATGCGGCGCGCGACCCTCGTCCGAATGGCATAGGCACGCGCGGTGCGCGCCATTCCGTGCTACAAAGCATCACGTCCCGGCGGCGCAGGCGTCAGAAAAGCGAATGGACTAGCTTTTTTTCGCACGGGCGTTCAACCGGGCCGTACGCTTGAACGGCGCGACGTAAGCGAGCGCGCAGACGAAGAACGCGACGGCGAGCAGCGCTTCCAGCCAGGCGAGCGACGCGGAAAGGCCCGCATCGGTCATGCCGCGCACGACGCCCTCGGCCAGATAGAGCAGCACGAGCATCGACGCCCATTGCAGCGTATAGAGGCTCTTGCGCGCGACACCGGGCAGCGCGCACGCGAGCGGCAGCGCCTTCAGCGCGAGCGCCCACGCGCCGGGGCGCAGCGGCGCGAGCCACAGCTCCCAGGCGAGCGAAAGGACGATGAGCGCGGCGAGGCTGGCAAGCGCGCCGACTGCCAGCACGGCGTTGGGACGCGTAGTGGAAATCGGCGTGGTCATGCGGAGCGCGCGCCGCGCACGAGATTGAGCGCGGTGCGCGCGAGCCGCGCGCCGAGGGCGATGGCGAGCGCTT from the Caballeronia sp. NK8 genome contains:
- a CDS encoding DUF2069 domain-containing protein, with the translated sequence MTTPISTTRPNAVLAVGALASLAALIVLSLAWELWLAPLRPGAWALALKALPLACALPGVARKSLYTLQWASMLVLLYLAEGVVRGMTDAGLSASLAWLEALLAVAFFVCALAYVAPFKRTARLNARAKKS